Proteins from a single region of Mus pahari chromosome 2, PAHARI_EIJ_v1.1, whole genome shotgun sequence:
- the LOC110317338 gene encoding taste receptor type 2 member 140 — protein MNTTGKCTLLIILGVEIIIGCLGNGFIAVVNIVDWAKRRKISLVDQIFTALAISRLAFVWSLLTVLFISELYSSLMTTRKVLRIFNTSWTVTNHFSIWFATCLSIFYFLKIANFSNSIFLSLRWRVKTVVSVTLLVSFLLLFVNVLVINTFIVISVDVYKVNMSYSSHSDNNLHISRIFLFTNTMFTFIPFSVTLTIFLLLIFSLWTHLKNMQHNAKDSRDPSTTAHIKALQMVVTFLLLYTIFFLALVMQSLKTKFQSNTVFNFVFQAISLTFPSGHSCVLILGNSKLRQTFISTVWWLKSSFNAAELPGP, from the coding sequence ATGAATACTACTGGAAAGTGTACATTATTAATCATCTTAGGTGTAGAAATCATTATAGGGTGTTTAGGAAATGGATTCATAGCTGTGGTGAACATTGTAGACTGGGCCAAGAGAAGAAAGATCTCCTTAGTGGATCAGATATTCACTGCTCTGGCCATCTCCAGACTTGCTTTTGTGTGGTCACTACTCACAGTTTTATTCATATCTGAGCTGTACTCATCATTGATGACAACAAGAAAAGTGTTGAGAATATTTAATACTTCCTGGACAGTGACCAATCATTTCAGTATTTGGTTTGCTACATGTCTCagcatcttttattttctcaagatagctaatttttcaaattctatttttctttccctaagGTGGAGGGTAAAAACTGTGGTTTCAGTAACACTACTGGTGTCATTTCTCCTCTTGTTTGTAAATGTTTTAGTCATAAACACATTTATTGTGATCTCAGTTGatgtatataaagtaaatatgtcCTACAGTTCTCATTCAGATAACAATCTACATATTTctaggatttttttatttaccaaCACTATGTTCACATTCATACCCTTCAGCGTGACTCTGACAATTTTTCTCCTGCTCATCTTCTCACTGTGGACTCATCTGAAGAACATGCAACACAATGCCAAAGACTCCAGAGACCCCAGCACCACAGCCCATATTAAGGCCCTGCAAATGGTGGTCACCTTTCTGTTACTATACACCATTTTCTTTCTGGCACTTGTCATGCAGTCTTTGAAAACTAAGTTTCAGTCGAACACTGTgttcaattttgtttttcaggCCATATCACTTACTTTTCCTTCGGGCCACTCCTGTGTCTTAATTCTGGGAAATTCTAAGCTCAGACAGACTTTTATATCCACAGTATGGTGGCTGAAGTCCAGTTTTAATGCTGCAGAACTCCCAGGTCCTTAG